From a single Streptomyces rubradiris genomic region:
- a CDS encoding DUF5063 domain-containing protein gives MSDATLHATTQNPDDFAVQIADQVESFLVAVTEVARGDEPGSAVPFLLLEVSQLLLAGGRLGAHEDFVPDERYEPDPGPEPDVDGLRENFARLLDPVDVYSEVFDPYEPRKAPVPARISDDLADIITDLRHGMAHYRAGRATEALWWWQFSYFSNWGATASAVLRALQSVLIHVRLNQPLEELDGLDTDQADIGDETLEFEAGRVMAQEIGAPLGIRPVK, from the coding sequence ATGTCTGACGCCACGCTGCATGCCACGACGCAGAACCCGGACGACTTCGCGGTGCAGATCGCGGACCAGGTGGAGAGCTTCCTGGTGGCCGTCACGGAGGTGGCCAGGGGCGACGAGCCGGGCTCGGCGGTCCCCTTCCTCCTCCTGGAGGTCTCCCAGCTGCTGCTCGCCGGCGGCCGGCTGGGCGCCCACGAGGACTTCGTCCCCGACGAGCGCTACGAGCCCGACCCGGGCCCCGAGCCGGACGTGGACGGGCTGCGTGAGAACTTCGCCCGGCTGCTGGACCCGGTCGACGTCTACTCCGAGGTCTTCGACCCGTACGAGCCCCGCAAGGCGCCCGTGCCGGCCCGGATCTCCGACGACCTCGCCGACATCATCACCGACCTCAGGCACGGCATGGCCCACTACCGCGCGGGCCGTGCCACCGAGGCGCTGTGGTGGTGGCAGTTCTCGTACTTCTCCAACTGGGGGGCGACGGCCTCGGCGGTGCTGCGCGCCCTGCAGTCCGTCCTCATCCACGTCCGGCTGAACCAGCCGCTGGAGGAGCTGGACGGCCTGGACACCGACCAGGCCGACATCGGCGACGAGACGCTGGAGTTCGAGGCCGGCCGGGTCATGGCCCAGGAGATCGGCGCGCCGCTGGGCATCCGGCCGGTGAAGTAG
- the recR gene encoding recombination mediator RecR, whose product MYEGVVQDLIDELGRLPGVGPKSAQRIAFHILQAEPVDVKRLAHALMEVKAKVRFCATCGNVAQEELCGICRDPRRDPAVICVVEEPKDVVAIERTREFRGRYHVLGGAISPIEGVGPDDLRIRELLARLADGTVTELILATDPNLEGEATATYLARMIKPMGLKVTRLASGLPVGGDLEYADEVTLGRAFEGRRLLDV is encoded by the coding sequence TTGTACGAAGGCGTGGTCCAGGACCTCATCGACGAACTGGGGCGGCTGCCCGGCGTCGGTCCCAAGAGCGCGCAGCGGATCGCCTTCCACATCCTCCAGGCGGAGCCGGTCGACGTGAAGCGGCTCGCGCACGCCCTGATGGAGGTCAAGGCGAAGGTCCGCTTCTGCGCGACCTGCGGCAACGTGGCGCAGGAGGAGCTGTGCGGCATCTGCCGCGACCCGCGCCGCGACCCCGCCGTCATCTGTGTGGTGGAGGAGCCCAAGGACGTCGTCGCGATCGAGCGCACCCGCGAGTTCCGGGGCCGCTACCACGTGCTCGGCGGCGCGATCAGCCCCATCGAGGGCGTCGGACCCGACGACCTGCGTATACGGGAACTTCTCGCGCGGTTGGCCGACGGGACGGTCACGGAGCTGATCCTGGCGACGGACCCGAATCTGGAAGGCGAGGCCACGGCCACGTACCTCGCTCGCATGATCAAGCCCATGGGCCTGAAGGTCACCCGCCTGGCCAGCGGCCTCCCGGTGGGTGGCGACCTGGAGTACGCGGACGAGGTGACCCTCGGCCGCGCCTTCGAGGGGAGACGATTGCTGGATGTCTGA
- a CDS encoding YbaB/EbfC family nucleoid-associated protein has translation MIPGGQPNMQQLLQQAQKMQQDLARAQEELANTEVDGQAGGGLVTATVTGAGELRALKIDPKAVDPEDTETLADLILAAVQAANQNAQTLQQQKLGPLAQGLGGGSGIPGLPF, from the coding sequence GTGATCCCCGGTGGCCAGCCCAACATGCAGCAGTTGCTCCAGCAGGCCCAGAAGATGCAGCAGGACCTGGCGCGCGCGCAGGAGGAACTGGCGAACACCGAGGTCGACGGACAGGCGGGCGGCGGCCTGGTGACGGCCACCGTCACCGGCGCCGGTGAGCTGCGCGCGCTGAAGATCGACCCGAAGGCGGTGGACCCGGAGGACACCGAGACCCTCGCCGACCTGATCCTGGCGGCCGTCCAGGCGGCCAACCAGAACGCGCAGACGCTCCAGCAGCAGAAGCTCGGCCCGCTGGCCCAGGGCCTGGGCGGCGGCAGCGGCATTCCGGGCCTGCCGTTCTGA
- a CDS encoding SLATT domain-containing protein: protein MGQPEMQPEGPTQDGRGEDAAGLRPGDLTGRTFPLGDWGEPAERLDELYRWVERRGLETADWYLRDRLWKRRGARALRITAAAGAVAGAALPLLDLTGVAAGVAPWGCLALLLAGAGLGVDRFFGCTSGWMRDVATAQAVQRRLQALQFDWASESVREVLGPAEGTASEAAERCLTVLRRFCEDIAELVRAETTDWMVQFRTGPTPLGVQTASATVPRQEAGTAGGARFPLPPANGSRPNMPRQRPPEPR from the coding sequence GTGGGTCAGCCGGAGATGCAGCCCGAGGGTCCGACTCAGGACGGGCGGGGCGAGGACGCGGCCGGGCTGCGGCCGGGCGATCTGACCGGGCGGACGTTCCCGCTCGGGGACTGGGGCGAACCCGCCGAGCGGCTGGACGAGCTGTACCGGTGGGTGGAGCGCCGGGGGCTGGAGACGGCCGACTGGTACCTGCGGGACCGGCTCTGGAAGCGGCGCGGGGCGCGCGCGCTGCGGATCACCGCGGCGGCCGGGGCGGTGGCCGGGGCGGCGCTGCCGCTGCTGGACCTCACCGGGGTGGCCGCCGGGGTGGCGCCGTGGGGCTGTCTGGCGCTGCTGCTCGCGGGTGCCGGCCTCGGCGTCGACCGGTTCTTCGGGTGCACGTCCGGCTGGATGCGGGACGTGGCCACGGCCCAGGCGGTGCAGCGGCGGCTCCAAGCCCTCCAGTTCGACTGGGCGTCGGAGAGCGTGCGGGAGGTGCTGGGCCCCGCGGAGGGCACGGCGAGCGAGGCGGCCGAGCGGTGCCTGACGGTGCTGCGGCGCTTCTGCGAGGACATCGCGGAGCTGGTGCGCGCGGAGACCACCGACTGGATGGTGCAGTTCCGCACGGGCCCGACCCCGCTGGGCGTCCAGACGGCGTCGGCCACGGTGCCCCGGCAGGAGGCGGGCACCGCGGGCGGGGCGCGTTTCCCGCTGCCCCCGGCGAACGGTAGCCGCCCGAACATGCCGAGACAGCGCCCCCCGGAACCCCGCTGA